In Arachis hypogaea cultivar Tifrunner chromosome 17, arahy.Tifrunner.gnm2.J5K5, whole genome shotgun sequence, a single window of DNA contains:
- the LOC140180978 gene encoding protein MAIN-LIKE 1-like — MPFRECTITLQDVVYQLGLPVDGHYVNGCLIDFHVYIQGAQPAWQWFQELLGVLPPPSQIQKFVMNCTWFHETFGEFLDGTDEETVRHFARAYIMILLGTQLFADKSGNRIHIRWLPYMARLEEMGGYSWGLAALAWLYQYMCRVANRHVVKLAGPLQLLQSWIFWRFPEFRPAGYDAFSWHLTSRWSGYNPSVSEKGPRVQMTRVRIDMLQARDHTRGHSACPSGGVGAASYDLMAVCHVADIFCGG, encoded by the exons ATGCCGTTcagagagtgcacgatcacacttcaAGACGTGGTGTACCAGTTGGGTTTGCCAGTGGATGGACATTACGTCAATGGTTGCCTGATAGATTTCCACGTATACATACAAGGTGCCCAGCCAGCTTGGCagtggttccaggagttgctcgGTGTGTTACCTCCCCCGAGCCAAATTCAGAAGTTCGTAATGAACTGCACCTGGTTCCATGAGACTTTTGGAGAGTTCCTTGATGGGACCGATGAGGAGACAGTTAGGCACTTTGCCCGTGCCTATATCATGATATTGTTGGGCACCcagctgtttgccgacaagtccggcaatcgtattcacatcagatggctaccGTACATGGCTAGACTTGAGGAGATGGGTGGCTACAGTTGGGGGTTGGCTGCACTCGCATGGTTGTACCAGTACATGTGCCGAGTGGCCAATAGACATGTCGTGAAGTTAGCTGGGCCATTACAGTTACTTCAGTCCTGGATCTTTTGGCGGTTTCCTGAATTTAGGCCTGCTGGGTATGATGCGTTTAGCTGGCACCTGACATCGAG gtggtcaggttacaATCCTTCTGTTAGTGAGAAGGGACCTCGGGTGCAGATGACTCGGGTGAGGATCGACATGTTACAGGCTAGGGAT CACACCCGAGGTCATTCAGCTTGTCCATCCGGAGGTGTTGGAGCCGCGTCATACGACCTTATGGCGGTGTGTCACGTCGCAGATATATTTTGCGGTGGTTGA
- the LOC114925695 gene encoding uncharacterized protein: protein MCDWANRIEYSLWTQYCDEGRRFGNMTMNISECVNSILKGVRNLPVCSLVKATYGRLAELFVRKGREAEAQQGTGQQFSQHLVKSIEANLKTARCFTVILYDRDNSEYIVVETTSTGSFSLSSYRVSLGAQTCDCGYFQALHFPCPHALACCAYSRVTWHSYVHPVYRLSSIFSVYWMGFTPPIPEGF, encoded by the coding sequence atgtgtgaTTGGGCGAACCGGATTGAGTACTCATTGTGGACACAGTATTGCGATGAGGGCCGGAGATTCGGAAATATGACGATGAATATCtctgagtgtgtgaactcaatcctcAAGGGTGTGAGGAACCTTCCTGTCTGCTCGTTGGTGAAGGCAACTTATGGAAGGTTGGCCGAACTATTTGTACGCAAGGGGAGAGAGGCCGAGGCACAGCAGGGTaccggacaacaattcagtcaacACCTAGTGAAGTCTATCGAGGCCAATTTGAAGACGGCAAGGTGCTTCACCGTTATTCTGTACGACAGGGACAACTCGGAGTACATTGTGGTAGAGACGACTTCGACTGGTTCTTTCTCCCTGAGTAGCTACAGGGTCTCACTTGGAGCTCAGACATGTGACTGCGGATACTTCCAGgcacttcatttcccgtgtcCGCACGCACTGGCATGTTGTGCCTACTCACGAGTCACTTGGCACTCTTACGTCCACCCTGTGTATCGTCTCAGTTCCATTTTTAGTGTGTATTGGATGGGATTCACACCTCCCATCCCAGAGGGTTTCTAG